The following are from one region of the Cyanobium gracile PCC 6307 genome:
- a CDS encoding AMP-binding protein yields MNARAEIHWGGSPRDRRALEGRADWSQLEGLEGLWPELERLHGPRVALEAPHGRHPETLRYGELRQAIDRAAAAFADLGVGPGDVVALFAENGPRWLVADQGLMRAGAADAVRGSVAPAEELRYILEDAGAVGAVLESAALLERLALDGPALQRLRFIVLLEGEAPAVPLPLPCLTWDDLLQRGAASPLPPLPTGGPGRLATLLYTSGTTGQPKGVPLSHANLLHQLRTLGVAVSPSPGDHVLSVLPIWHAYERTAEYFLLSCGCRQTYTTLKQLRSDLQKVRPQYLISVPRLWEALLSGFEDALAAMPPSRQRLLRRALAVSRAFHRRRRTALDLTLKPVGAADRLVAAAGALLLWPLHGAAGALLWPKVRAQLVGGRLRTAISGGGALAIHVDGFFEAVGIELLVGYGLTETSPVLACRRPWSNRRGSAGQPLPDTALKVVDPATRTPLPVGERGLVLARGPQVMGGYHNKPEATAKVLDGEGWFDTGDLGLLLADGTLVLTGRAKDTIVLSSGENIEPGPLEEALVASPLVEQVMLVGQDRKQLGALVVPKAEVLQAFAATAQLPCPDPGDPGAGADPALLRALCRECNRLLAARPGTRADERLGGVALVEPFSIDNGLLTQTLKQRRDRIAERDHAAIAALYGESGSHG; encoded by the coding sequence ATGAACGCCAGAGCCGAGATCCACTGGGGCGGCAGCCCCCGGGACCGCCGAGCCCTTGAAGGTCGCGCCGACTGGAGCCAGCTTGAGGGACTGGAGGGCCTCTGGCCGGAACTGGAGCGCCTGCATGGCCCCCGCGTGGCGCTGGAAGCCCCCCATGGCCGCCATCCGGAGACGCTGCGTTACGGCGAGCTGCGCCAGGCGATCGACCGAGCGGCGGCGGCTTTCGCCGATCTGGGGGTGGGGCCCGGCGATGTGGTGGCCCTGTTCGCAGAGAACGGTCCCCGCTGGCTGGTGGCCGACCAGGGGCTGATGCGGGCCGGGGCGGCCGATGCGGTGCGCGGCAGCGTGGCCCCGGCCGAGGAGCTGCGCTACATCCTCGAGGACGCCGGTGCGGTGGGGGCGGTGCTGGAGTCGGCCGCCCTGCTGGAGCGGCTGGCCCTCGACGGGCCGGCCCTGCAGCGGCTGCGCTTCATCGTGCTGCTGGAGGGGGAGGCCCCGGCCGTTCCCCTGCCGCTGCCCTGCCTCACCTGGGACGACCTGCTGCAGCGCGGTGCCGCCAGCCCCCTGCCGCCGCTCCCCACGGGAGGCCCCGGTCGGCTGGCCACGCTCCTGTACACCTCCGGCACCACCGGCCAGCCCAAGGGGGTGCCCCTCAGCCACGCCAACCTCCTGCACCAGCTGCGCACCCTGGGGGTGGCGGTGTCGCCGAGCCCCGGAGATCACGTGCTGTCCGTGCTGCCGATCTGGCATGCCTACGAGCGCACCGCCGAATACTTCCTGCTCAGCTGCGGCTGCCGGCAGACCTACACCACCCTCAAGCAGCTGCGCTCCGACCTGCAGAAGGTGCGGCCCCAGTACCTGATCAGCGTGCCGCGGCTGTGGGAGGCCCTGCTCTCCGGCTTCGAGGACGCCCTGGCGGCCATGCCCCCCTCCCGCCAGCGCCTGCTGCGCCGGGCCCTCGCCGTCAGCCGGGCCTTCCACCGGCGGCGGCGGACGGCCCTGGATCTCACCCTCAAGCCGGTAGGGGCGGCCGACCGGCTCGTGGCCGCCGCCGGCGCCCTGCTGCTCTGGCCGCTGCATGGGGCGGCCGGCGCCTTGCTCTGGCCGAAGGTGCGCGCCCAGCTGGTGGGGGGGAGGCTGCGCACCGCCATCAGCGGCGGCGGGGCCCTGGCCATCCACGTGGACGGGTTCTTCGAGGCCGTCGGCATCGAGCTGCTGGTGGGCTACGGCCTCACCGAGACCAGCCCGGTGCTCGCCTGCCGCCGGCCCTGGAGCAACCGCCGCGGCAGCGCCGGCCAACCCCTGCCGGACACCGCCCTGAAGGTGGTGGACCCCGCCACCAGGACCCCGCTGCCGGTGGGGGAGCGGGGGCTGGTGCTGGCCAGGGGGCCCCAGGTGATGGGGGGCTACCACAACAAGCCCGAGGCCACGGCGAAGGTGCTCGATGGCGAGGGCTGGTTCGACACCGGCGACCTGGGCCTGCTGCTGGCCGATGGAACCCTGGTGCTGACGGGCCGCGCCAAGGACACGATCGTGCTCAGCAGTGGCGAGAACATCGAGCCCGGCCCCCTGGAGGAGGCCCTGGTGGCATCACCGCTGGTGGAGCAGGTGATGCTGGTGGGCCAGGACCGCAAGCAGCTCGGGGCCCTGGTGGTGCCGAAGGCGGAGGTGCTGCAGGCGTTCGCGGCCACGGCCCAGCTCCCCTGCCCCGATCCCGGGGACCCCGGCGCCGGCGCCGACCCGGCCCTGCTGCGGGCGCTCTGCCGCGAGTGCAATCGCCTGCTGGCGGCACGGCCAGGCACCCGGGCCGACGAGCGGCTCGGCGGCGTCGCCCTGGTGGAGCCGTTCAGCATCGACAACGGCCTGCTCACCCAGACCCTCAAGCAGCGCCGCGATCGGATTGCCGAGCGGGACCACGCCGCCATCGCCGCGCTCTATGGCGAGAGCGGATCCCACGGTTGA
- the lipB gene encoding lipoyl(octanoyl) transferase LipB, protein MAPNTPAILFEARSPVPFPLAWEWQRRLQRRRLDDPAAPDALLLLQHTPCYTLGRGASLEHLGFDPAHPPLPLHRIDRGGEVTHHLPGQLVLYPVLDLQRHGGDLHLYLRALEDVVLAVLQELGLEGERIEGLTGVWLEGRKLAAIGVGARRWISQHGLALNVDCSLEGFAAIVPCGLSGRPVGRLVDWRPCLTPEQVAPLLLAAFARRFGVALRPPWPQEGLAGLGEGGDRSGLGES, encoded by the coding sequence ATGGCCCCCAACACCCCCGCAATTCTTTTTGAAGCCCGCTCCCCGGTGCCCTTCCCGCTGGCCTGGGAGTGGCAGCGCCGTCTGCAGCGGCGCCGGCTCGACGATCCCGCCGCGCCCGATGCCCTGCTGCTGCTGCAGCACACCCCCTGCTACACCCTGGGCCGGGGGGCCAGCCTGGAGCACCTCGGCTTCGATCCGGCCCACCCGCCCCTGCCGCTGCACCGCATCGACCGGGGCGGCGAGGTGACCCACCACCTGCCCGGCCAGCTGGTGCTCTACCCGGTGCTCGACCTGCAGCGCCACGGCGGCGACCTGCACCTCTATCTGCGGGCCCTCGAGGACGTGGTGCTGGCGGTGCTGCAGGAGCTGGGGCTGGAGGGGGAGCGCATCGAGGGGCTCACCGGGGTCTGGCTCGAGGGCCGCAAGCTGGCGGCGATCGGGGTCGGTGCCCGGCGCTGGATCAGCCAGCACGGCCTGGCGCTGAATGTCGACTGCTCCCTGGAGGGCTTCGCCGCGATCGTTCCCTGCGGGCTCTCCGGTCGGCCGGTGGGACGGCTGGTGGACTGGCGGCCCTGCCTCACCCCCGAGCAGGTGGCGCCGCTGCTGCTGGCGGCCTTCGCCCGCCGCTTCGGCGTGGCCCTGCGGCCGCCGTGGCCACAGGAGGGACTGGCTGGCCTGGGGGAGGGGGGAGACCGGTCGGGACTGGGAGAATCCTGA
- the hpf gene encoding ribosome hibernation-promoting factor, HPF/YfiA family: protein MKLLIHGRNLDVTPAIREYTETKLNRAISHFDGIVKEADVHLSVARNPRVPQQTAEVTVFANGVVIRAQERSENLYASIDLVATKLSRQLTRYKDRLQERSQGPVHRSAAAEEAGAATLPNPGGSLTDGLEPAVPHRGVRRKYFAMPAMDLEEALHQLDLIDHDFYMFRDAATGQIQVVYRRNHGGFGVIQARDT, encoded by the coding sequence ATGAAACTGCTGATCCACGGCCGCAATCTCGACGTCACACCGGCGATCAGGGAGTACACCGAAACCAAGCTCAATCGCGCCATCAGCCATTTCGATGGCATCGTCAAGGAAGCCGACGTGCATCTGTCGGTGGCCCGCAATCCCCGTGTGCCGCAGCAGACGGCGGAAGTCACGGTCTTCGCCAACGGGGTGGTGATCCGGGCCCAGGAACGCAGCGAGAACCTCTACGCCAGCATCGATCTGGTGGCCACCAAGCTGAGCCGCCAGCTGACCCGCTACAAGGATCGGCTGCAGGAACGCAGCCAGGGTCCGGTGCACCGCTCCGCCGCCGCCGAGGAAGCCGGAGCCGCCACCCTGCCCAACCCCGGGGGGTCCCTCACCGATGGCCTCGAGCCCGCCGTCCCCCACCGCGGCGTGCGCCGCAAGTACTTCGCCATGCCGGCGATGGACCTGGAGGAGGCCCTGCATCAGCTGGATCTGATCGACCACGACTTCTACATGTTCCGCGACGCGGCCACGGGCCAGATCCAGGTGGTCTACCGCCGCAACCATGGCGGATTCGGCGTCATCCAGGCCCGTGACACCTGA
- the deoC gene encoding deoxyribose-phosphate aldolase: protein MADSASSRPVTPERESDRPDLAPLIDHALLDPHRGREAVLRCCDEARHFGFAGVCLASRWLPVARERLPVDGAVKLIAVVGFPFGAIPAAIKRAEAEWAAAAGADELDVVPDFGALADGEGTAVLDDLAAITDLGLPVKVILEMGRLDPEALELLVEISIDAGVRHLKTGSGFGPPVTPEQVGRLVALARGRAAVKAAGGIADLDQALALVAAGAGRLGTSRGVALMQALRAGA, encoded by the coding sequence ATGGCGGATTCGGCGTCATCCAGGCCCGTGACACCTGAGCGGGAGTCCGACCGGCCCGACCTCGCCCCCCTGATCGACCACGCCCTCCTGGATCCCCACCGGGGCCGGGAGGCCGTCCTCCGCTGCTGCGATGAGGCCCGCCATTTCGGCTTCGCCGGGGTGTGCCTGGCCTCCCGCTGGCTGCCGGTGGCCCGCGAGCGGCTGCCGGTCGACGGGGCGGTGAAGCTGATCGCCGTGGTGGGATTTCCCTTCGGGGCCATCCCTGCGGCGATCAAGCGGGCCGAGGCGGAGTGGGCCGCCGCCGCCGGTGCCGACGAACTTGACGTGGTGCCCGATTTCGGCGCCCTGGCCGATGGCGAGGGCACCGCCGTGCTCGACGATCTGGCGGCCATCACCGACCTGGGCCTGCCGGTCAAGGTGATCCTGGAGATGGGCCGGCTCGACCCCGAGGCCCTGGAGCTGCTGGTGGAGATCAGCATCGATGCCGGGGTGCGCCACCTCAAGACCGGCAGCGGCTTCGGCCCGCCGGTGACCCCCGAGCAGGTGGGCCGGCTGGTGGCCCTGGCCCGGGGCCGGGCGGCGGTGAAGGCCGCCGGTGGCATCGCCGATCTCGACCAGGCGCTGGCCCTGGTGGCGGCCGGTGCCGGCCGGCTGGGCACGAGCCGGGGCGTGGCCCTGATGCAGGCGTTGCGCGCCGGTGCCTGA
- the recO gene encoding DNA repair protein RecO produces the protein MPEQHLEGLALTCRPLGEHDRLLTLLSEAEGLTRLAVPGARRPKSSLAAAVPLAHLVLQVGGRGGLRRVRQLRVLRNYSGLAQRLETLAAAQALAELCLKLVPGETPAPGVLPDLLLQLGRLEAVVTERAERVEALAVAVQGSIHLLALGGFALPLQHCVRSGAPLLPPIGDWSWRCSLLPSEGLAIGAIPGARVMLNPSELALLQRLTRPAPPRSRDGRLMGPEAVWLHLLDLVEAWCGEHLGQRPRAFRLLRTACDPMSSHPSEPA, from the coding sequence GTGCCTGAACAGCACCTGGAGGGCCTGGCCCTCACCTGCCGCCCCCTGGGGGAACATGACCGGCTGCTCACCCTGCTGAGCGAGGCCGAAGGCCTCACCCGGCTGGCGGTGCCGGGGGCGCGCCGGCCCAAGAGCAGCCTGGCGGCGGCGGTGCCCCTGGCCCATCTGGTGCTGCAGGTGGGGGGCCGCGGCGGCCTGCGGCGGGTGCGGCAGCTGCGGGTGCTGCGCAACTACAGCGGCCTGGCCCAGCGCCTGGAGACCCTGGCCGCCGCCCAGGCCCTGGCCGAGCTCTGCCTGAAGCTGGTGCCGGGCGAGACGCCCGCCCCGGGGGTGCTCCCCGACCTGCTGCTCCAGCTCGGCCGCCTGGAGGCGGTGGTGACGGAGCGGGCCGAGCGGGTGGAGGCGCTGGCGGTGGCGGTGCAGGGCAGCATCCACCTGCTGGCCCTGGGGGGCTTCGCCCTGCCCCTGCAGCACTGTGTCCGCAGCGGCGCGCCGCTGCTGCCGCCGATCGGCGACTGGTCGTGGCGCTGCAGCCTGCTGCCCAGCGAGGGCCTGGCGATCGGGGCGATCCCGGGCGCCCGGGTGATGCTCAATCCCTCCGAGCTGGCCCTGCTGCAGCGGCTGACGCGCCCCGCCCCGCCCCGGAGTCGCGACGGCCGGCTGATGGGACCGGAGGCGGTGTGGCTGCACCTGCTCGACCTGGTGGAGGCCTGGTGCGGCGAGCATCTCGGTCAGAGACCGCGAGCCTTCAGACTGCTGCGGACCGCCTGCGACCCGATGTCCTCCCATCCGTCCGAGCCAGCATGA
- a CDS encoding MFS transporter: protein MSPSGKTERGLAAVLALPGFRRLWIGQVFSQLADKFYIVLMVFLIAQYWVTDTPQSNAALAEAAAAFRMGFETRAQMITLLATGIYVANTVPAMLLGTVAGVWADRWPKRTVMVASNGLRAALVMLAPLCLLPGPMWLGLSWGYWALVAMTFFESVLTQFFAPAEQAAIPLLVSYPQLLAANSVYQATSMAATIVGFALGDPILRLLRTLLAQVGIPGGEFVLLPLCYGAAAVAIAGIVIPEPPRVPRSISVWEEIGEGVQVLRERPNVRSAMIQLVLLYSLLAALYVLAISLAAAIGGLGPTRFGVLLAMSGLGLAVGALAMAQLGERFSRRGLASAGLGTIAWCLVLLGQLRGNLVFTLLLCGLLGVGAALLAIPAQTTIQEDTPESQRGRVFGLQNNLINIALSLPLVLAGTVVSRYGLLPVLWGLAAIAAVAALSERPWRSS, encoded by the coding sequence ATGAGCCCGAGCGGCAAGACCGAGAGGGGACTGGCCGCCGTACTGGCCCTGCCGGGGTTCCGGCGACTCTGGATCGGCCAGGTGTTCTCCCAGCTGGCGGACAAGTTCTACATCGTGCTGATGGTGTTCCTGATCGCCCAGTACTGGGTGACGGACACGCCGCAGAGCAACGCGGCCCTCGCCGAGGCGGCCGCGGCCTTCCGGATGGGCTTCGAGACCCGGGCCCAGATGATCACCCTGCTGGCCACCGGCATCTATGTGGCCAACACCGTGCCGGCGATGCTGCTGGGGACGGTGGCGGGGGTCTGGGCCGACCGCTGGCCGAAGCGCACCGTGATGGTGGCTTCCAACGGTCTGCGGGCCGCCCTGGTGATGCTGGCCCCCCTGTGCCTGCTGCCGGGGCCGATGTGGCTCGGCCTCAGCTGGGGCTACTGGGCCCTGGTGGCCATGACGTTCTTCGAGTCGGTGCTCACCCAGTTCTTCGCGCCGGCGGAGCAGGCCGCCATTCCCCTGCTGGTGAGCTACCCCCAGCTGCTCGCCGCGAATTCGGTGTACCAGGCCACCAGCATGGCGGCCACGATCGTCGGGTTTGCCCTCGGCGACCCGATCCTGCGCCTGCTGCGCACCCTGCTGGCCCAGGTGGGGATCCCGGGAGGAGAGTTTGTGTTGCTGCCGCTCTGTTACGGCGCCGCGGCCGTGGCCATCGCCGGGATCGTGATCCCCGAACCGCCCCGGGTGCCGCGCTCCATCTCCGTCTGGGAGGAGATCGGCGAGGGGGTGCAGGTGCTGCGGGAGCGGCCCAACGTGCGCAGCGCCATGATCCAGCTGGTGCTGCTATACAGCCTGCTGGCGGCCCTGTATGTCCTGGCGATCAGCCTGGCGGCCGCCATCGGCGGGCTCGGCCCCACCCGCTTCGGCGTGCTGCTGGCGATGAGCGGGCTGGGGCTTGCGGTGGGAGCCCTGGCCATGGCCCAGCTGGGCGAGCGCTTCAGCCGCCGCGGGCTGGCCAGTGCGGGGCTCGGGACCATCGCCTGGTGCCTGGTGCTGCTGGGGCAGCTGCGCGGCAACCTGGTGTTCACCCTGCTGCTCTGCGGCCTGCTGGGGGTGGGCGCGGCCCTGCTGGCGATCCCCGCCCAGACCACGATCCAGGAAGACACCCCGGAGAGCCAGCGCGGCCGGGTGTTCGGGCTCCAGAACAACCTGATCAACATCGCCCTCAGCCTGCCCCTCGTGCTGGCGGGCACCGTGGTCAGCCGCTACGGGCTGCTTCCCGTACTCTGGGGGCTGGCGGCCATCGCCGCGGTCGCCGCCCTGAGTGAGCGCCCCTGGCGCAGCAGCTGA
- a CDS encoding glycosyltransferase family 4 protein → MMHIAWLGKKSPFCGNVTYGLSTTEALRQRGHAVSFIHFDTPTPSLGRPEAGGGELDPPGGPEANPEVALPYLVKSQVYTIPSPGAQRELRESLERLRPDLVHASLTLSPLDFRLPDLCQQLGLPLVATFHPPFDAGLRNLTAGTQQLTYQLYAPSLAKFDRVIVFSELQAEVLVRLGVRRQRLAVIPNGVDTDTWAPAAPGGEPELAQLRLRVGGRRVFLYMGRVATEKNVEALLKAWRLVRPQGCVLVIVGDGPLRSSLQSGSEADVIWWGYEASRARRVALLQLAEVFLLPSLVEGLSLALLEAMACGTACVATDAGADGEVLEGGAGIVISTQGVTTQLRTLLPVLRDQPVLTAELGRRARQRALERYTLTGNIDALERLYAELSPQPVAV, encoded by the coding sequence GTGATGCACATTGCCTGGCTGGGCAAGAAGTCTCCGTTCTGCGGCAACGTCACCTACGGCCTCAGCACCACCGAAGCCCTGCGGCAGCGCGGCCACGCGGTGAGCTTCATTCACTTCGACACGCCCACCCCCTCCCTTGGCCGGCCGGAAGCGGGGGGCGGCGAGCTGGACCCGCCGGGGGGGCCGGAGGCCAACCCCGAGGTGGCCCTGCCCTACCTGGTGAAGTCGCAGGTTTACACGATCCCCTCCCCGGGGGCCCAGCGGGAGCTGCGGGAGTCCCTGGAACGGCTGCGGCCCGATCTGGTGCACGCCAGCCTCACCCTCTCCCCCCTCGACTTCCGCCTGCCCGACCTCTGCCAGCAGCTGGGCCTGCCCCTGGTGGCCACCTTCCATCCCCCCTTCGACGCCGGGCTGCGCAACCTCACCGCCGGCACCCAGCAGCTCACCTACCAGCTCTACGCCCCCTCCCTGGCGAAGTTCGACCGGGTGATCGTGTTCTCCGAGCTGCAGGCCGAAGTGCTGGTGCGCCTGGGGGTGCGGCGCCAACGGCTGGCGGTGATCCCCAACGGGGTCGACACCGACACCTGGGCTCCGGCCGCCCCGGGCGGTGAACCCGAGCTGGCCCAGCTGCGGCTCAGGGTGGGGGGTCGTCGCGTCTTCCTTTACATGGGGCGAGTGGCCACCGAGAAGAACGTCGAGGCCCTGCTGAAGGCCTGGCGGCTGGTGCGTCCCCAGGGCTGCGTTCTGGTGATCGTGGGGGACGGGCCGCTGCGCTCGTCCCTGCAGAGCGGCAGCGAAGCCGATGTGATCTGGTGGGGCTACGAGGCCAGCCGGGCCCGCCGGGTGGCGCTGCTCCAGCTCGCCGAGGTGTTCCTGCTGCCGTCCCTGGTGGAGGGACTCTCCCTGGCCCTGCTGGAGGCCATGGCCTGCGGCACCGCCTGCGTGGCCACCGATGCCGGAGCCGATGGGGAGGTGCTGGAGGGCGGTGCAGGCATCGTGATCAGCACCCAGGGTGTCACCACCCAGCTGCGCACCCTCCTGCCGGTGTTGCGGGACCAACCGGTGCTCACGGCCGAGCTGGGACGCCGGGCCCGCCAGCGGGCCCTGGAGCGCTACACCCTCACCGGCAACATCGACGCCCTCGAGCGGCTCTACGCCGAGCTCAGCCCGCAGCCGGTGGCGGTCTGA
- a CDS encoding response regulator transcription factor gives MNSPFATQVVGGSDVPVAARPTVSIVDDDPHIRAMVAEELADSGCEVVALTNGQGLATKLAEGGIDLVFLDVQMPDCDGIECLRDLRSRGCTVPVVIFTSLNDPERRRQAQEAGADDYVLKHELLDRLADLLERLLPRRSENGHL, from the coding sequence ATGAACTCACCCTTCGCCACCCAGGTCGTGGGCGGTTCCGACGTGCCCGTCGCCGCTCGGCCCACCGTCTCGATCGTCGACGATGACCCCCACATCCGGGCCATGGTGGCGGAGGAGCTGGCGGACTCCGGCTGCGAGGTCGTGGCGCTGACCAACGGCCAGGGCCTCGCGACGAAGCTGGCCGAGGGGGGGATCGACCTCGTCTTCCTCGACGTGCAGATGCCCGACTGCGACGGCATCGAATGCCTGCGGGACCTGCGCAGCCGGGGGTGCACCGTGCCGGTGGTCATCTTCACCTCCCTGAACGACCCCGAGCGGCGCCGCCAGGCCCAGGAGGCCGGAGCCGACGATTACGTGCTCAAGCACGAACTTCTCGACAGGCTGGCCGACCTGCTGGAACGGCTCCTGCCCAGGAGGAGCGAGAACGGCCACCTGTGA
- a CDS encoding sensor histidine kinase, translated as MAPPTGAPPRGWRHRLFGSLLGQLRLAAFTSVFLGFSAASAFTLLINRDCLLHHQHHDQRLAAGSLADTLDRLVADPSVAHTDLLRVELERRSDREHFFWVQHEDGSLLLPRQGTGELLALPGLVGQAMAAHSGAWSVRSFAPLLIGTDRRVVKDPEGNSYLTHTLHRSPDGSQLWVAEDVSNNVANLQSRLLGLAVVWILSLVITLVAISVLTRRLLQPLRDLNRMAAGVTTESLASSHLKLEQAPLEVEELAQSFNGLLDRLALAWSQQRHFVGLVSHELRNPLMIIGGYLRRLQRRGQNLDPEQMRALATTEAETHRITRMLNDLLDLSRSESGQLQMVLAPVAVDEVLTTACDLARSQLSRPLLLTLPEEAAEGPVRAVAETDRLQQVLLNLIENADKYSLPGRPISLELTRNDAELCITVRDQGIGIPPEDIPKVFDRFHRGRNAIEHERGSGLGLSVVKLLVEAMGGSIDVDSEIGVGSRFHIHLPAAQ; from the coding sequence ATGGCCCCCCCGACCGGGGCCCCTCCCCGTGGCTGGCGTCACCGACTGTTCGGAAGTCTGCTGGGCCAGCTCCGGCTGGCGGCCTTCACATCGGTCTTCCTCGGGTTCAGTGCCGCCTCCGCCTTCACCCTTCTGATCAACCGGGACTGCCTGCTCCATCACCAGCACCATGATCAGCGGCTGGCGGCGGGCTCCCTCGCCGACACGCTCGATCGTCTCGTCGCCGATCCGTCCGTCGCCCACACCGACCTCCTGCGCGTGGAGCTGGAGCGCCGCAGTGACCGGGAGCACTTCTTCTGGGTGCAGCACGAGGATGGCTCCCTGCTGCTGCCCAGGCAAGGGACCGGCGAACTGCTGGCCCTTCCCGGCCTGGTCGGACAGGCGATGGCGGCGCACAGCGGCGCCTGGTCGGTCCGGTCCTTCGCGCCCCTGCTGATCGGCACGGACCGCCGCGTGGTCAAGGATCCGGAGGGCAACAGCTATCTCACGCACACCCTGCACCGTTCCCCCGACGGCAGCCAGCTCTGGGTCGCCGAGGACGTCAGCAACAACGTGGCCAACCTGCAGAGCAGGCTGCTGGGGCTGGCGGTGGTATGGATCCTGAGCCTGGTGATCACCCTGGTGGCGATCTCCGTGCTCACCCGCCGCCTGCTCCAGCCGCTGCGGGATCTCAACCGCATGGCGGCCGGCGTCACCACCGAAAGCCTGGCCAGCAGCCACCTCAAGCTCGAGCAGGCGCCCCTGGAGGTGGAGGAGCTGGCCCAGTCCTTCAATGGCCTGCTCGACCGGCTGGCCCTGGCCTGGAGCCAGCAGCGGCACTTCGTGGGGCTCGTCTCCCATGAGCTGCGCAACCCCCTGATGATCATCGGCGGCTACCTGCGCCGCCTGCAGCGGCGCGGCCAGAACCTGGACCCGGAGCAGATGCGCGCCCTCGCCACCACCGAGGCCGAGACCCACCGCATCACCCGCATGCTCAACGACCTGCTGGATCTCTCCCGCAGCGAGTCGGGCCAGCTGCAGATGGTGCTGGCCCCGGTGGCCGTCGACGAGGTGCTGACCACCGCCTGCGACCTTGCCCGCAGCCAGCTCTCACGCCCGCTGCTGCTCACCCTTCCCGAGGAGGCCGCCGAGGGACCGGTCCGGGCGGTGGCCGAGACCGATCGCCTCCAGCAGGTGCTGCTCAACCTGATCGAGAACGCCGACAAGTACTCGCTCCCGGGTCGGCCGATCAGCCTCGAACTGACGCGGAACGACGCCGAGCTGTGCATCACCGTCCGGGACCAGGGCATCGGCATCCCCCCGGAGGACATCCCCAAGGTGTTCGATCGCTTCCACCGCGGCCGCAACGCCATCGAGCACGAACGGGGCTCGGGCCTTGGGCTGTCGGTGGTGAAGCTGCTGGTGGAGGCCATGGGGGGCTCCATCGACGTCGACAGCGAGATCGGGGTGGGGAGCCGCTTCCACATCCACCTGCCGGCGGCTCAGTAA